Proteins encoded in a region of the Zea mays cultivar B73 chromosome 2, Zm-B73-REFERENCE-NAM-5.0, whole genome shotgun sequence genome:
- the LOC103646017 gene encoding FCS-Like Zinc finger 13 — translation MKGGGAMRPSPMFYVHEADVVQIHHFLEECSLCAKSLSGDIFMYRGDTPFCSEECREQQIEVDRAKHRRKKRAAAHALSARSREHRHQQQLQQHHHQQQQPQPRNAGMDTRHPWVDAGFARPRAPALRV, via the exons ATGAAGGGGGGCGGTGCCATGAGGCCGTCGCCTATGTTCTACGTCCACGAGGCGGACGTCGTCCAGATCCACCACTTCCTCGAGGAGTGCTCCCTCTGCGCCAAATCGCTCTCCGGCGACATCTTCATGTACAG GGGTGACACGCCGTTCTGCAGCGAGGAGTGCAGGGAGCAGCAGATCGAGGTGGACAGGGCGAAGCACCGGCGGAAGAAGCGCGCGGCGGCGCACGCGCTGTCCGCACGCAGCAGGGAGCACCGGCaccagcagcagctgcagcagcaccaccaccagcagcagcaacCGCAGCCGCGGAATGCCGGCATGGACACCCGCCACCCGTGGGTCGACGCCGGGTTCGCCAGGCCCAGGGCGCCCGCGCTGCGCGTCTGA